One Streptosporangium sp. NBC_01495 DNA window includes the following coding sequences:
- the sepH gene encoding septation protein SepH, translating to MQELRLVAVSEDGTYLVLATAGRGTRFTLPVDDRLRAAVRGNFSRLGQYEIEVESPLRPKEIQARIRAGETAEEIANTAGIPVERVRWFEGPVLQEREYMAQQAQRCAVRLPGDSAPGPTLGDLVAERLTRRGVPADEIEWDSAKRDDNMWRIKLGFVWNGHTRNAEWLFDPRRRHITPHDDEALRLSSGEDVEPFEDTTVTPFVPRVAKLAPVPPLAPEPLNQPPVAFPSVLRHETPAQPRPAYAQAEPAAPPAPTVPSAPSMPSMPPAPPAAYQQPPMPPLPAGYEAPRVSVPPLRAPDPAGYQQERAPEPVAPAAQGYDPVTRVRPPEPVLPEPLAPYPPPYEPVTPAAHEPVTYEPAAYEPVTPAAYEPPPSPEPEPPAPVAPRPVPAPQPAATAAEPPAVTTPEPAPAARESATAREELLPRGPSPAHGPATPPEGAVTEPETLAEPAVVSAPETGKAPEAAKIPEVVKAPEVVKAEEIVKVPEVAESTEPSLPSPPSPPPATTTPEPAAAAPAAVLSDPADQRSPAAGKATEQASAGAEKTVATKETPASEPAPETGAAQEGSIAVPAARVSVDERAKAEPGRQETQGDTGAMQETKVDKPAAEKPAEPPKPAPAPARPAKKSRGRRASVPTWDEIMFGARRQD from the coding sequence ATGCAGGAGCTCCGACTCGTCGCGGTGAGTGAGGACGGGACCTATCTCGTGCTGGCGACAGCCGGCCGGGGTACCCGGTTCACGCTGCCCGTCGACGACCGGCTCCGTGCTGCCGTCCGCGGCAACTTCTCCCGTCTCGGCCAGTACGAGATCGAAGTGGAGAGTCCGTTGCGCCCCAAGGAGATCCAGGCCCGGATCCGTGCCGGCGAGACCGCGGAGGAGATCGCCAACACGGCGGGAATCCCGGTCGAGCGCGTGCGGTGGTTCGAGGGCCCCGTGCTCCAGGAACGTGAGTACATGGCACAGCAGGCGCAGCGCTGTGCCGTACGCCTGCCCGGCGACTCCGCTCCCGGTCCCACCCTCGGCGACCTGGTCGCCGAGCGGCTGACCCGCCGTGGCGTCCCCGCCGACGAGATCGAGTGGGACTCCGCCAAGCGGGACGACAACATGTGGCGCATCAAGCTCGGGTTCGTGTGGAACGGTCACACGCGCAACGCCGAGTGGCTCTTCGACCCGCGCCGGCGCCACATCACGCCCCACGACGACGAGGCCCTGCGACTGTCCAGCGGCGAGGACGTCGAGCCGTTCGAGGACACCACGGTCACGCCGTTCGTGCCGCGCGTGGCCAAGCTCGCGCCGGTGCCGCCGCTGGCACCCGAGCCGCTGAACCAGCCTCCGGTGGCCTTCCCCTCGGTCCTGCGGCATGAGACCCCGGCGCAGCCCCGGCCCGCCTACGCGCAGGCCGAGCCCGCCGCGCCCCCGGCACCGACCGTGCCCTCGGCGCCCTCGATGCCCTCGATGCCCCCGGCGCCCCCGGCCGCTTATCAGCAGCCGCCCATGCCCCCGCTCCCCGCCGGATACGAGGCGCCGAGGGTGTCGGTGCCGCCGCTGCGCGCTCCCGACCCCGCCGGTTACCAGCAGGAAAGGGCGCCGGAGCCCGTCGCCCCCGCGGCCCAGGGCTACGATCCCGTCACGCGGGTCAGGCCTCCCGAGCCCGTGCTGCCCGAGCCCCTCGCTCCGTACCCGCCCCCGTACGAGCCGGTCACACCGGCGGCGCACGAGCCCGTCACGTATGAGCCGGCCGCGTACGAACCGGTCACACCGGCCGCGTACGAGCCGCCTCCCTCCCCGGAGCCGGAGCCCCCGGCACCCGTCGCGCCACGGCCCGTCCCCGCACCGCAGCCCGCCGCGACGGCGGCCGAGCCGCCCGCGGTGACCACGCCGGAGCCGGCACCCGCCGCGCGGGAATCCGCCACCGCCCGGGAGGAGCTCCTGCCGCGCGGGCCGTCTCCCGCGCACGGACCGGCCACTCCCCCCGAGGGAGCGGTCACCGAGCCGGAGACCTTGGCCGAGCCCGCCGTGGTGAGTGCCCCGGAGACCGGGAAGGCTCCGGAGGCAGCAAAGATCCCGGAGGTCGTGAAGGCTCCGGAGGTCGTGAAGGCCGAGGAGATCGTGAAGGTTCCGGAGGTCGCCGAGAGCACAGAGCCTTCTCTGCCCTCGCCGCCCTCGCCGCCTCCCGCCACGACCACACCGGAGCCGGCCGCGGCCGCTCCGGCAGCCGTCCTGTCCGACCCCGCCGACCAGCGGTCCCCCGCGGCTGGAAAGGCCACCGAGCAGGCTTCCGCTGGGGCGGAGAAGACCGTCGCGACGAAGGAGACCCCCGCCTCCGAACCCGCGCCGGAGACCGGAGCGGCCCAGGAGGGTTCGATAGCTGTACCGGCGGCGCGCGTCAGCGTGGACGAGCGGGCCAAGGCCGAGCCGGGCAGGCAAGAGACACAGGGGGACACGGGGGCAATGCAGGAGACCAAGGTCGACAAGCCCGCGGCGGAGAAGCCCGCGGAGCCGCCGAAGCCGGCACCGGCTCCGGCCCGGCCTGCCAAGAAGTCCCGGGGACGGCGCGCGTCCGTGCCCACCTGGGACGAGATCATGTTCGGCGCTCGCCGCCAGGACTGA
- a CDS encoding DEAD/DEAH box helicase, protein MLSEVSGGTLPRDAGGTREPGATPQGAVPGIPAVAGVPAVAHVPGVTSTGTVATLPNTTAVEGELVVLLPGSASGPLPSPESGLASRARSPRISAWRVPALLFRPTGALRLLGSLSDLGPVPPGLTAGSGHGAEDLTWEPALSLRYLAVVAEHARGLVRRGRILPQLVLEGGVHTARWRPVLTGADLAALPGLAGAMPPVCRAVTHERPPGEVLGEALDGLVDGAARLSLPDRLILGNRPGPKTALPDRWLYALTGEEASLPGARPDEAAALGEALTGWFDAAHELGGPVRVCFRLIEPAGDGDSWRVEFGLAPADDLNGVSGGGHEDDGEHREDRGHEGGGRDKDGEDVRERGDREPARYLSAERIRAGERAPWLPERPEELIRADLGRAVRLHPDLYVALRAPEPVALTVETAWAFSFLRNGAPMLRAAGYGVLLPAWAGRQGLGLRLTTRALPGGEDGGEARGGGFGLGGRVSVRLDVAVGDHTISAEELAGLAGLRIPLVRVKGRWVELDDQQVKAALKVIEQRGDGERTVGEVIREVVEGGDERLPLIAVDADGLLGDLLSGEADRRLTPVATPRALRGSLRPYQERGLSWLSFLSGLGLGGVLADDMGLGKTISTLSLLLSERETGTPAPTLLVCPMSLIGNWQKEASRFAPSLRVHVHHGGTRRRDEELAAAVREADLVVTTYGTALRDLGALAGLRWERVVCDEAQAIKNSSAQQSRAVRSIPARTRLALTGTPVENHLAELWSIMEFCNPGLLGPAKRFRTRYQEPIETRRDPDATAALKRATGPFVLRRLKTDRSIISDLPDKQEMKVWCTLTPEQAELYRAVTAEMLGRIDASTGIERRGNVLATMTKLKQVCNHPAQLLKDGSRLAGRSGKLARLEELAEEIVAEGDKALVFTQYTAFGTLLQPYLAAHLDRPVLWLHGGLPKRKRDELVERFQSDDEPMLFLLSLKAAGTGLNLTAATHVVHVDRWWNPAVEDQATDRAFRIGQTRNVQVRKFICLDTLEERIDEMIERKKTLAQSVVGTGEDWITNLSTDQLRELFRLGPGAVS, encoded by the coding sequence ATGCTGAGCGAAGTTTCGGGTGGGACCCTCCCCCGAGATGCGGGCGGGACCCGCGAGCCCGGGGCGACCCCTCAGGGGGCCGTCCCGGGTATCCCGGCCGTCGCGGGCGTCCCCGCCGTCGCACATGTCCCGGGCGTCACGAGCACCGGGACCGTCGCGACCCTGCCGAACACCACAGCCGTCGAGGGAGAGCTGGTCGTCCTGCTCCCCGGCTCGGCCTCGGGCCCGCTGCCCTCCCCCGAGTCCGGCCTGGCGAGCCGGGCGCGGAGCCCGAGGATCTCCGCCTGGCGGGTCCCGGCCCTGCTGTTCCGTCCGACCGGTGCGCTCCGCCTGCTCGGCTCGCTGTCGGATCTCGGACCCGTCCCTCCCGGTCTCACCGCCGGGAGCGGACACGGCGCGGAGGACCTCACGTGGGAGCCCGCCCTCTCCCTCCGCTACCTCGCCGTGGTCGCCGAGCACGCTCGCGGCCTGGTCAGGCGCGGCCGGATCCTGCCCCAGCTCGTCCTGGAGGGTGGCGTCCACACGGCCCGGTGGCGCCCGGTGCTGACCGGCGCCGACCTCGCCGCGCTGCCCGGCCTCGCCGGCGCGATGCCGCCGGTGTGCAGGGCGGTGACGCACGAGAGACCACCGGGGGAGGTGCTGGGCGAGGCGCTGGACGGCCTGGTCGACGGCGCGGCGCGGCTCTCACTGCCCGACCGGCTGATCCTCGGCAACCGCCCCGGCCCCAAGACCGCCCTGCCCGACCGCTGGCTGTACGCGCTGACCGGCGAGGAAGCCTCGCTCCCCGGCGCGAGACCGGACGAGGCGGCGGCGCTCGGCGAGGCCCTGACCGGCTGGTTCGACGCGGCACACGAGCTGGGCGGGCCGGTCAGGGTCTGCTTCCGGCTGATCGAGCCCGCCGGCGACGGCGACTCCTGGAGGGTCGAGTTCGGCCTCGCCCCGGCGGACGACCTGAACGGCGTCTCCGGCGGTGGACACGAAGACGACGGGGAGCACCGGGAAGACCGGGGGCACGAAGGCGGCGGGAGGGACAAGGACGGCGAGGACGTGCGGGAGCGCGGGGACCGCGAGCCCGCCCGCTACCTGTCGGCCGAGCGGATCCGGGCCGGTGAGCGGGCGCCGTGGCTGCCCGAGCGGCCCGAGGAGCTGATCCGCGCCGACCTCGGCCGGGCCGTACGCCTCCATCCCGACCTCTACGTCGCGCTGCGCGCCCCCGAGCCGGTCGCCCTGACGGTCGAGACGGCGTGGGCGTTCTCGTTCCTCCGCAACGGCGCGCCCATGCTCAGGGCGGCGGGATACGGCGTGCTGCTGCCGGCCTGGGCCGGACGCCAGGGGCTGGGCCTGAGGCTGACCACCCGCGCGCTCCCCGGCGGCGAGGACGGGGGCGAGGCCAGGGGCGGGGGGTTCGGCCTCGGCGGGCGGGTGAGCGTCCGGCTGGACGTCGCCGTCGGCGACCACACGATCAGCGCGGAGGAGCTGGCCGGGCTGGCCGGGCTCCGCATCCCCCTGGTGCGGGTCAAGGGCCGGTGGGTCGAGCTGGACGACCAGCAGGTCAAGGCGGCCCTGAAGGTGATCGAGCAGCGCGGCGACGGCGAGAGGACCGTCGGCGAGGTGATCCGCGAGGTCGTGGAGGGCGGTGACGAGAGGCTGCCGCTGATCGCGGTCGACGCCGACGGCCTGCTGGGCGACCTCCTCTCCGGCGAGGCCGACCGCCGTCTCACCCCGGTCGCCACGCCCCGGGCGCTGCGCGGGTCTCTCCGCCCCTACCAGGAGCGCGGCCTGTCCTGGCTGAGCTTCCTGTCCGGGCTCGGCCTGGGGGGCGTCCTGGCCGACGACATGGGGCTCGGAAAGACCATCTCGACCCTCTCGCTCCTGCTGTCCGAGCGCGAGACCGGCACGCCCGCCCCGACGCTGCTGGTCTGCCCGATGTCGCTGATCGGCAACTGGCAGAAGGAGGCGTCCAGATTCGCCCCGTCGCTCCGCGTCCACGTCCACCACGGCGGCACGCGCAGGCGCGACGAGGAGCTGGCCGCCGCCGTGCGGGAGGCCGACCTGGTCGTCACCACGTACGGCACCGCGCTGCGGGACCTGGGGGCGCTCGCGGGACTCCGGTGGGAGCGGGTGGTCTGCGACGAGGCGCAGGCGATCAAGAACAGCTCGGCGCAGCAGTCCAGGGCGGTGCGGTCCATTCCCGCCCGCACCCGGCTGGCGCTGACCGGCACGCCGGTGGAGAACCATCTGGCGGAGCTCTGGTCGATCATGGAGTTCTGCAACCCCGGCCTGCTCGGCCCGGCCAAGCGGTTCAGGACCCGCTACCAGGAGCCGATCGAGACGCGGCGCGACCCTGACGCCACCGCGGCGCTGAAGCGGGCCACCGGCCCGTTCGTGCTGCGGCGGCTCAAGACCGACCGCTCGATCATCTCCGACCTGCCGGACAAGCAGGAGATGAAGGTCTGGTGCACGCTCACCCCGGAGCAGGCGGAGCTGTACAGGGCGGTGACCGCCGAGATGCTGGGCAGGATCGACGCCTCCACGGGCATCGAGCGGCGTGGCAACGTGCTCGCGACCATGACGAAGCTCAAACAGGTCTGCAACCACCCCGCCCAGCTGCTCAAAGACGGCTCACGACTGGCGGGCCGGTCGGGGAAACTCGCCCGGCTGGAGGAACTCGCCGAGGAGATCGTCGCAGAGGGCGACAAGGCCCTGGTCTTCACCCAGTACACCGCGTTCGGCACCCTGCTGCAGCCCTACCTCGCCGCCCACCTCGACCGGCCGGTCCTCTGGCTGCACGGCGGACTCCCCAAACGCAAACGCGACGAACTCGTCGAGCGCTTCCAAAGCGACGACGAACCCATGCTGTTCCTGCTCTCCCTCAAAGCGGCCGGCACCGGCCTGAACCTGACCGCCGCCACCCACGTCGTCCACGTGGACCGCTGGTGGAACCCCGCCGTCGAAGACCAGGCCACCGACCGGGCCTTCCGAATCGGCCAGACCAGAAACGTCCAGGTCAGAAAATTCATCTGCCTTGACACGCTGGAGGAGCGGATCGACGAGATGATCGAACGCAAGAAGACCCTCGCCCAGAGCGTGGTCGGCACCGGCGAGGACTGGATCACCAACCTGTCCACCGACCAACTGCGCGAGCTGTTCCGGCTCGGTCCCGGGGCGGTGAGCTGA
- a CDS encoding YbhB/YbcL family Raf kinase inhibitor-like protein, which translates to MGQPKTSTRRPRHTSKMAVAAALVVMSSGCGMANGMASTERLQLEPISVSSPRVRDGGPLPSDYSCKGSAGNPSLRWSRVPEGTKSVAIVVDNNSRTGGEVNWVVFDIDPRTNELPEGSVPVGAVEGSTTNGKVGYSPPCDAQENYRFTVYALGGKVDLPKGSLLNETLKSIADKTIAWGRLTAAHIE; encoded by the coding sequence ATGGGGCAGCCGAAAACGTCTACGCGCCGCCCGCGGCACACCTCAAAAATGGCGGTGGCCGCGGCGCTTGTCGTCATGTCCTCAGGCTGCGGCATGGCGAACGGCATGGCCTCGACGGAACGGTTGCAGCTGGAGCCGATCAGCGTCTCCAGCCCCCGGGTCAGAGACGGCGGCCCCCTGCCGTCCGACTATTCATGCAAGGGTTCGGCCGGTAACCCGTCGCTGCGCTGGTCTCGCGTGCCGGAGGGCACGAAGTCCGTCGCGATCGTGGTGGACAACAACTCCCGGACGGGCGGCGAGGTGAACTGGGTCGTTTTCGACATCGATCCGCGCACCAACGAGCTACCGGAGGGTAGCGTTCCGGTGGGAGCCGTCGAAGGAAGCACGACGAACGGCAAGGTGGGCTATAGCCCTCCGTGCGACGCCCAGGAGAACTATCGTTTCACTGTCTACGCGCTCGGCGGCAAGGTCGATCTGCCTAAGGGATCCCTCCTTAACGAGACCTTGAAGAGCATCGCGGACAAGACGATCGCCTGGGGACGGCTCACCGCGGCGCACATCGAGTGA
- a CDS encoding ABC transporter permease, with protein MTTLTTTIPQVAAKRVTPLATLQQTMTLAWRSLVQIKHNPWELLDLSIQPIMFLLLFTYVFGGAISGSTGDYLQFALPGLLVQNALFYTLSTAIGLNTDITKGVFDRLRSLPIARTAPLSGRIIADTVKQVWAFALLIGFGMVLGFRVTTSVFGLLGALALLVVVALAMSWMSVLIGLKASSPEKVQMISFSTMMPLTFTSSALVPSATFPPWLKTWSDINPVTHLADAIRGLLIGGDVGQATFFSLLWAVGFAVVFAPLAIRAFRSHV; from the coding sequence ATGACCACGCTGACGACGACCATCCCGCAGGTGGCCGCCAAGCGCGTCACCCCCCTGGCCACGCTGCAGCAGACCATGACACTGGCCTGGCGCAGTCTGGTGCAGATCAAGCACAACCCGTGGGAGCTGCTGGATCTGAGCATCCAGCCCATCATGTTCCTGCTGCTGTTCACCTACGTCTTCGGCGGCGCGATCTCCGGATCGACCGGCGACTACCTGCAGTTCGCCCTGCCCGGCCTGCTCGTGCAGAACGCCCTGTTCTACACGCTGTCCACCGCCATCGGCCTCAACACCGACATCACCAAGGGCGTCTTCGACCGGCTGCGCAGCCTGCCCATCGCCCGCACCGCGCCCCTGTCGGGGCGCATCATCGCCGACACCGTCAAGCAGGTGTGGGCGTTCGCCCTGCTGATCGGTTTCGGCATGGTGCTGGGCTTCCGGGTGACCACCAGCGTCTTCGGCCTGCTGGGTGCCCTCGCCCTGCTGGTCGTGGTCGCCCTGGCCATGTCCTGGATGTCGGTGCTGATCGGTCTGAAGGCCTCCAGTCCCGAGAAGGTACAGATGATCTCCTTCTCCACGATGATGCCGCTGACCTTCACCAGCAGCGCGCTGGTGCCCTCCGCCACCTTCCCGCCCTGGCTGAAGACCTGGTCGGACATCAACCCCGTCACTCACCTGGCGGACGCCATCCGCGGCCTTCTCATCGGCGGCGACGTCGGCCAGGCCACCTTCTTCTCGCTGCTCTGGGCCGTGGGTTTCGCCGTGGTCTTCGCCCCTCTGGCGATCCGCGCATTCCGCAGCCACGTCTAG
- a CDS encoding ATP-binding cassette domain-containing protein codes for MTYAIQAEGLVKRYGETRALDGVDLVVPQGRLLGVLGPNGAGKTTAVRVLATLLRPDAGTASVGGYDVTRQAHQVRSLIGLTGQYAAVDEMLTGVENLMMIGRLLGMTRADSRARAGELLKRFDLSDAGGRATKTYSGGMRRRLDLAASLVGRPQVLFLDEPTTGLDPRSRTELWSVVRGLMADGVTVLLTTQYLEEADQLADDIVVFDHGKVIASGTSDQLKATTGAQVLEVRPLRAEHLELVGKIMADVLGETPDLNGGRATASVHDPAVVPAIVRLLDDQGVIASELALRKSSLDEVFLSLTGRLPDDEGAPDNEGTPRKEEAFA; via the coding sequence ATGACGTATGCGATCCAGGCCGAGGGTCTGGTGAAGCGCTACGGGGAGACCCGCGCGCTGGACGGGGTGGATCTCGTCGTGCCGCAGGGGCGGCTGCTGGGCGTGCTCGGCCCCAACGGGGCGGGCAAGACCACCGCGGTGCGCGTCCTGGCGACGTTGCTGCGCCCCGACGCGGGCACCGCCAGCGTCGGCGGCTACGACGTGACGCGCCAGGCCCACCAGGTGCGCTCGCTGATCGGCCTGACGGGGCAGTACGCCGCCGTCGACGAGATGCTCACCGGTGTCGAGAACCTGATGATGATCGGCCGCCTGCTGGGCATGACGCGTGCCGACTCCCGGGCACGCGCGGGCGAGCTGCTGAAGCGCTTCGACCTGTCCGACGCGGGCGGGCGTGCCACCAAGACCTACTCCGGCGGCATGCGCCGCCGCCTTGACCTGGCCGCCAGCCTGGTCGGCCGTCCCCAGGTGCTCTTCCTCGACGAGCCCACCACCGGGCTCGACCCGCGCAGCCGCACCGAGCTGTGGAGCGTGGTGCGCGGCCTGATGGCCGACGGCGTCACGGTGCTGCTCACCACCCAGTATCTGGAGGAGGCCGACCAGCTCGCCGACGACATCGTCGTCTTCGACCACGGCAAGGTCATCGCCTCCGGCACCTCCGACCAGCTCAAGGCGACCACCGGCGCCCAGGTCCTGGAGGTGCGCCCCCTGCGGGCCGAGCACCTCGAGCTGGTCGGCAAGATCATGGCCGACGTGCTGGGCGAGACGCCCGACCTCAACGGGGGCAGGGCCACCGCCTCCGTCCACGACCCCGCCGTCGTCCCCGCGATCGTGCGCCTCCTCGACGACCAGGGCGTCATCGCCTCGGAGCTCGCGCTGCGCAAGTCCAGCCTCGACGAGGTGTTCCTGTCCCTCACCGGCCGCCTGCCGGACGACGAGGGCGCCCCCGACAACGAGGGCACCCCCCGGAAAGAAGAGGCCTTCGCATGA
- a CDS encoding PH domain-containing protein, translating to MSDRADEHSAAPDEAGAAGLPGGRRADVPGRAGVSLRAPANPVSRKAITLWLLEGLFWSVLLAGGSFFLARWIDEDRWSWLPGWALDNIWWLPWLMVLLLIPGTLIEPFWRYAVHRWEFSGDVVYARSGWLSREWVFVPVSRIQTVDKAQGWFERMLGLATVEIRTASHAGSSTIKGLEYEVAAELAEGLARRAEELRDDAT from the coding sequence GTGAGCGACCGAGCCGATGAGCACAGCGCAGCCCCCGATGAGGCCGGGGCGGCCGGTCTGCCGGGTGGACGCCGCGCAGACGTTCCCGGGCGCGCCGGTGTCTCCCTGCGCGCCCCCGCCAACCCGGTCTCCCGCAAGGCCATCACGTTGTGGCTGCTGGAGGGGCTGTTCTGGTCCGTTCTCCTGGCCGGGGGCTCCTTCTTCCTCGCCAGGTGGATCGACGAGGACCGGTGGTCCTGGTTGCCCGGCTGGGCGCTCGACAACATCTGGTGGCTGCCGTGGCTGATGGTGCTGCTCCTGATTCCGGGCACGCTCATCGAGCCGTTCTGGCGGTACGCCGTGCATCGCTGGGAGTTCAGCGGGGACGTCGTCTACGCCCGTTCCGGGTGGCTCAGCAGGGAATGGGTGTTCGTCCCCGTCAGCAGGATCCAGACGGTCGACAAGGCGCAGGGCTGGTTCGAGCGCATGCTGGGCCTGGCCACGGTCGAGATCCGCACCGCCTCCCACGCGGGTTCGTCCACGATCAAGGGTCTTGAGTACGAGGTCGCCGCCGAGCTGGCCGAGGGCCTCGCCCGCCGCGCGGAAGAGCTCAGGGACGACGCGACGTGA
- a CDS encoding PH domain-containing protein yields the protein MPDGGGPGASHGQAGGGPVLPYVQGGAGPGFPRVPGDDVAGAGAVPGGGLPGARGLEGAPVERTPTERPLRLSPKVLLTDPIRMLPSLLLPLAGVLFLGGFSPGSFVWAATAVAGSVVFAAVRWLTFTYQIVGDRLELTRSLISRSVRTIPLERIRGVDISAPPLHRLLGIAVLRIDTGAGGDEKQEGELDGVTVEEGERLKAVLLWHARARTARRVQARGAVSAAGVASGSDELVSGASGVPAGAREEAAGSSTRHEVGDTTPERVFFVMPRKWLAYGPLSGAYLLTPFALVAGAVGLAFQWGSEFRIDRRVVVGAGEWIWEHPPLLVAALILLVLAMPVIAVIMYAVFNWDFTLRASEGYLIAGRGLITRRSVSLERRRVRGFEFVEGPAERRAGLGRAWAIVTGLGDSETRGQLMPVAPRDIVLDVVGEAIGPIAAGLRPHPPAARRRRLFRAIFPWLVIAACAVTAALLWSGFWWVLAAPALLLALLGVPLGLDRYRSLGHTYDGSRLSVRSGSLRRSQAVVEQRAVVGWTLSQTWFQRRAGLLTVTAGVGAGTGGYAALDVGEAEGPAFAAEVTPVWLTPFLVPDTSGTRETPTSGGPLPL from the coding sequence GTGCCCGACGGTGGCGGACCGGGCGCCTCGCACGGCCAGGCCGGTGGCGGGCCGGTCCTCCCGTACGTCCAAGGTGGTGCCGGGCCCGGGTTCCCGCGCGTGCCGGGCGATGACGTGGCCGGTGCGGGAGCCGTACCGGGAGGGGGCCTGCCGGGTGCGCGGGGGCTGGAAGGCGCACCCGTCGAGAGGACGCCGACGGAGAGGCCCCTGAGGCTCAGCCCGAAGGTGCTGCTGACCGATCCGATCCGGATGCTGCCCTCACTCCTCCTGCCGCTGGCCGGTGTCCTGTTCCTCGGTGGCTTCTCCCCCGGATCGTTCGTGTGGGCGGCGACGGCCGTCGCCGGCTCCGTCGTGTTCGCGGCCGTGCGCTGGCTCACCTTCACCTACCAGATCGTCGGCGACCGGCTGGAACTCACCCGGTCGCTGATCAGCAGGTCCGTGCGGACGATCCCGCTGGAGCGGATCCGCGGCGTCGACATCAGCGCGCCGCCGCTGCACCGCCTGCTCGGCATCGCCGTCCTGCGGATCGACACCGGCGCGGGCGGCGACGAAAAGCAGGAGGGCGAGCTCGACGGGGTCACCGTCGAGGAGGGGGAGCGGCTCAAGGCCGTGCTGCTCTGGCACGCCCGCGCCCGGACGGCGAGACGTGTCCAGGCGCGCGGCGCGGTTTCGGCGGCCGGGGTCGCCTCCGGTTCCGATGAGCTCGTGTCCGGCGCGTCCGGTGTGCCCGCCGGGGCGCGGGAGGAGGCCGCCGGATCCTCCACCCGCCACGAGGTGGGCGACACGACCCCCGAGCGGGTGTTCTTCGTGATGCCGAGGAAGTGGCTCGCGTACGGCCCCCTCTCCGGCGCCTACCTGCTGACCCCGTTCGCGCTGGTGGCCGGTGCCGTGGGCCTGGCGTTCCAGTGGGGCAGCGAGTTCAGGATCGACAGGCGGGTCGTGGTGGGCGCGGGGGAGTGGATCTGGGAGCATCCGCCCCTGCTCGTCGCGGCCCTGATCCTGCTGGTCCTGGCCATGCCGGTGATCGCTGTGATCATGTACGCGGTGTTCAACTGGGACTTCACCCTCCGCGCCAGCGAGGGATACCTGATCGCCGGGCGCGGTCTGATCACGCGCAGGAGCGTGTCGCTGGAGCGGCGCAGGGTGCGGGGGTTCGAGTTCGTCGAGGGACCGGCGGAGCGCCGGGCGGGGCTCGGCCGCGCCTGGGCGATCGTGACCGGTCTCGGCGACTCGGAGACTCGGGGCCAGCTGATGCCCGTGGCCCCGAGGGACATCGTGCTCGACGTGGTGGGCGAGGCGATCGGCCCGATCGCCGCCGGGCTGCGGCCACACCCTCCGGCGGCGCGCAGGCGCAGGCTGTTCCGGGCGATCTTCCCGTGGCTGGTGATCGCCGCCTGCGCGGTGACGGCCGCCCTGCTGTGGTCCGGGTTCTGGTGGGTGCTCGCGGCGCCCGCCCTGCTCCTCGCGCTGCTGGGCGTCCCGCTCGGCCTCGACCGCTACCGCTCCCTCGGTCACACGTACGACGGGAGCCGCCTGTCGGTCAGGTCGGGGTCGCTGCGGCGCTCCCAGGCGGTGGTGGAGCAGCGGGCCGTGGTCGGCTGGACCCTGAGCCAGACCTGGTTCCAGCGTCGCGCCGGTTTGCTGACCGTGACCGCGGGCGTGGGCGCGGGCACCGGCGGGTACGCCGCCCTCGATGTCGGCGAGGCGGAGGGTCCGGCCTTCGCCGCCGAGGTCACCCCCGTCTGGCTCACCCCGTTCCTCGTCCCGGACACCTCCGGAACCCGGGAGACCCCCACGTCCGGCGGGCCGCTCCCGCTCTGA